From Xiphophorus hellerii strain 12219 chromosome 6, Xiphophorus_hellerii-4.1, whole genome shotgun sequence, the proteins below share one genomic window:
- the greb1l gene encoding GREB1-like protein isoform X5 — MLHIAHLGAPFFFVLSQIMGNSYAGQLKSARFEEALHNSIEASLRSSSGDPQPIFTQLYLEPEAYPADVKSKADMPLQGEEGQDPLNSHSSNDMEELEDDDDSDSSSPPLPYLQTPAPDGCCTLDGIISTGFCQAGKDLRLVTIAAEPIEVPAGFELVGAKSPSIPEHILVCAVDRRFLPDENGKNALLGFSGNCVGCGEKGFRYFTEFSNHINLKLSTQPKKQKHLKYYLVKNSQGALCKGPLICWKACPLLAFLDSKTRQFSSSVLTSKPSSSSSLSSKENGGTSGHSSSPFSLSDSPPTRMAQASSVFFGSQDLGRDCSFLKPLASTPGNKTLPIVPTALRVNGPTNGLGVDVHTSLLSPSQVSLVPQAQGYRTPDLGDSPVSSAMNSGPPKKRHRSWHPSTLVPVPPTAVPVPAIRPIVGSPGSVLAVSSPQPLAAGVIQPQPVNAGETVIVPENLLNSSGVRPVILIGHGTLPYFYGNVGNIVVSPLLVSCYKSSQLTEKNLETLGLHSSQMLSVEMMILLTLQYLARLASNQIPLREELEQIVLKAMLCCPGNPAISPSQLPWLARLEASVSGGSVQVVVTHNSLGEGISESLRSLSEGPQHQQRLPTYVVIICASKMNGNEFCVLVLGKYQARALAEGMLTTNEFLKEISYELITGKVGVLASHFKTTSLGDNLDKQLVRYQRRRKGQVIQPYQGDVTENIHSQEPASMSPPPDTVELLNRVFQIYPAQLTVARSLLSQVCSIADSGTQNLDLGRFCKVDFLVLVPPSHILVHQTAQRIRQSGVLVDLGNEDTSTAHQKSEKYVVRLDADVHTKMEAFMKKVKQNPYTLFVLIHDNSHVDLTSALSGSVCHGELQGLADRVVNCQEVLDAMNLLVLQVSCFPYTLQTHQSRISLHNEIHWPSSDHLREQPPHELVYFGLRDYSCSLQWGVASPILRCDDAFEKMVHTLLERHPHLHSMVIRSYLLIQQYTEAMMALTSSPSLRDHITPETLAMVEDLINAPSREGSQGRGHMLLVRVPSLQLAMLARERLEDVRDKLGLQLCFAVLLGSPASELNLSRNFINFLRTWRGFQNEEWVPHTYEDLEGLPCIIILTGKDPLGETFPRSLKYTDLRLIDSSYLTRTALEQEVGLACTYVSLDVVQESKTSTAPRESDGEKTTGSLNDGDELERPQSNGSAATRTSGSLAENGVSSSDLADSFQKPSTSTSQPEGLVTSDVATLTEGFKQECDSLGSQLSSNPLKAPNAPPSNYSSSSSSSPSTSSSSTQRPSQSTQCGRASKCSRVSPRTVILSRAAYNLLSGESGSQLSSFSLLPHADVSWSSPLRPLITHNLQRADQSLYYRQWTVARQHHADYEAPPVPHPRRLLLSGPPQVGKTGAYLQFLRILFRMLIRLLEVDVYDDEEDEEAETTDATTPANTQWPDIEDIRKLPFDPNPRDPKFRKASPVYSDKMPKLFKEFKKEGENQTQGKRVTKSIRLSRFAAHNAFHHCEQCHQYCEAVPTTQLSECSLHAFTFCSSMLGEEVQLQFFIPKAKEQHFVFSHQGSHLESLRLPLVSTKDPDLLKSPIFTPTTGRQEHGLLNLFHTMEGVTHLHILVVKQFEMPHYRKYWPNHILLVLPAMFNSAGVGAARFMIKELSYHNLELERNRLEEQGVKRQDVWPFIVMMDDSCVLWSTFQPTDGSETSDGSSGITNVSLKTVLQHMENTPKISLYAICGVRKWSSSLAHKTPQHSFGRCHLHDLVLLNVDLTQNVQYDLNRYDCEEVDFNLRVNSSGLLICRFNNIFLMKKHIPVGGKKDFVVKPKLVEIENKAPISPSQYVCAPDSEQTLLDAPAQFLLENFLQSCSHRLFPKAVQNRNNPVLSIDSYLNLSPEISVCYINSRPHSTNLNHQGLVFSGLLLYLCDSFVVSGLLKNFRFLKGATLCVICQDRSSLRQTIVRLELEDEWQFRLRDEFQTANCSEDRPLYFLTGRHV, encoded by the exons CAGATGTAAAGTCAAAAGCTGACATGCCACTCCAGGGTGAGGAGGGTCAAGATCCTCTGAACAGTCACTCTTCCAATGAtatggaggagctggaggatgATGACGACTCCGACAGCAGCAGCCCTCCACTTCCCTACCTGCAAACTCCTGCGCCTGATGGTTGCTGCACACTCGATGGTATCATCTCAACAG GATTTTGTCAGGCTGGAAAGGACCTCCGTCTTGTCACCATAGCAGCAGAGCCCATTGAAGTCCCAGCAGGCTTCGAGCTAGTCGGTGCCAAGTCTCCCAGCATCCCCGAGCACATTCTGGTGTGTGCCGTGGACCGCCGCTTTTTGCCCGACGAGAATGGGAAAAATGCACTTTTAG GTTTTTCAGGAAACTGTGTTGGCTGTGGTGAAAAGggtttcagatatttcacagaGTTTTCTAATCACATCAACCTGAAGTTATCCACCCAACCCAAGAAGCAGAAGCACTTAAAATACTACCTGGTGAAGAATTCACAGGGTGCTCTGTGCAAAGGACCCCTTATCTGCTGGAAAG CTTGTCCTCTGCTTGCTTTCCTAGACAGTAAAACCCGCCAGTTTTCCAGCAGCGTTTTGACCTCCAAACCGAGTTCATCCTCGTCTCTGAGCAGCAAAGAAAACGGTGGCACCAGTGGACACAGCTCGTCCCCCTTCTCCCTCTCAG ATTCCCCGCCCACTCGGATGGCACAAGCTTCCTCTGTCTTTTTTGGCAGTCAGGATCTTGGAAGGGACTGTAGTTTCCTCAAACCTCTGGCCTCCACTCCCGGAAACAAAACATTGCCTATAG TACCCACGGCTCTTAGGGTGAACGGTCCAACGAACGGCCTGGGTGTTGATGTCCACACTTCGTTGCTGAGCCCCTCGCAGGTCTCCTTGGTTCCGCAGGCTCAGGGGTATCGCACTCCTGATTTAGGAGACAGTCCTG TATCCTCTGCAATGAACTCCGGTCCCCCGAAGAAGCGCCATCGCAGCTGGCATCCCAGCACCTTGGTCCCAGTCCCACCAACGGCTGTCCCTGTGCCGGCAATTCGTCCAATAGTTGGCTCTCCAG GTTCTGTATTAGCCGTGTCCTCTCCTCAGCCGCTGGCAGCTGGTGTCATTCAGCCCCAGCCTGTCAACGCAGGAGAAACGGTCATCGTTCCTGAAAACCTGCTCAACTCTTCAGGCGTTCGTCCCGTCATCCTCATTG GGCATGGCACTTTACCTTATTTCTATGGGAACGTTGGCAATATAGTGGTGAGCCCTCTGCTGGTCAGCTGCTATAAGAGCAGCcagctgacagaaaaaaacctgGAGACGTTGGGTCTCCACAGCAGCCAGATGCTCAGTGTGGAGATGATGATTCTGCTCACTTTGCAGTATCTTGCACGTTTAG CTTCAAACCAGATTCCTCTGAGGGAGGAGCTGGAGCAGATCGTCTTAAAGGCCATGCTGTGCTGTCCTGGGAATCCGGCCATCTCCCCATCCCAGCTTCCATGGCTGGCTCGACTGGAAGCGAGCGTCTCCGGGGGCAGCGTGCAGGTCGTGGTAACCCACAATTCTTTGGGGGAGGGAATTTCTGAGTCCCTGCGCTCTCTCAGTGAGGGTCCTCAGCATCAGCAGCGTCTGCCAACCTACGTTGTCATTATATGTGCGTCGAAAATGAATGGCAACGAGTTCTGTGTGCTTGTTTTAG GAAAGTACCAAGCACGCGCTTTAGCTGAAGGAATGCTCACAACCAACGAGTTTCTGAAGGAAATCAGCTACGAACTCATCACAGGGAAAGTCGGTGTCCTGGCATCTCATTTCAAAACAACCTCGCTTG gggACAATCTTGACAAGCAGCTCGTCCGATATCAGCGCAGACGGAAAGGACAGGTCATCCAGCCCTACCAGGGCGATGTCACTGAGAACATCCACTCACAGGAGCCTGCCAGCATGTCACCCCCACCAGACACAG TGGAGCTCCTAAATAGAGTCTTTCAGATCTATCCGGCCCAGCTGACTGTGGCTCGAAGTCTTCTCTCTCAAGTCTGCTCCATTGCTGATTCAGGGACCCAGAATCTGGATTTAGGTCGCTTTTGTAAAGTGGactttctggttctggttcctccatCTCACATTCTAGTGCACCAGACGGCCCAGCGCATCCGACAATCAG GAGTCCTTGTGGATTTGGGAAATGAAGATACGTCCACAGCCCACCAGAAATCAGAAAAGTATGTGGTGCGTCTAGACGCTGATGTTCACACCAAGATGGAGGCCTTCATGaagaaagtgaaacaaaacCCCTACACCTTGTTTGTCCTCATCCATGACAACTCACACGTTGACCTCACAAG TGCCCTATCAGGCTCTGTGTGCCACGGAGAGCTGCAGGGTCTGGCTGACCGGGTGGTGAACTGCCAGGAAGTCCTGGACGCCATGAACCTCTTGGTTCTGCAGGTCAGCTGCTTCCCTTACACCCTGCAGACCCACCAGTCCCGGATCAGCCTCCACAATGAAATTCACTGGCCATCCAGTGACCATTTG AGGGAGCAACCTCCTCATGAGTTGGTCTACTTTGGCCTGAGAGACTACAGCTGCTCCCTGCAGTGGGGCGTGGCCAGCCCCATCCTGCGCTGTGACGACGCGTTTGAGAAGATGGTTCATACTCTCTTAGAGAG ACATCCCCACCTGCACAGCATGGTGATTCGCAGCTACCTGCTGATTCAGCAATACACAGAGGCCATGATGGCCCTGACCTCTTCCCCGTCCCTGAGGGATCACATAACCCCGGAGACCCTGGCCATGGTGGAGGACCTGATAAACGCTCCGAGTCGAGAGGGCTCCCAGGGCCGTGGCCACATGCTGCTGGTACGTGTCCCCTCGCTGCAGCTGGCGATGTTGGCCCGAGAGAGACTGGAAGATGTGAGGGACAAGCTGGGATTGCAGCTGTGCTTCGCAGTACTGCTGGGAAGTCCAGCGTCTGAACTCAACCTGTCCAGAAACTTCATCAACTTCCTCAGG ACGTGGAGAGGCTTTCAGAATGAAGAATGGGTACCACACACATATGAGGATCTGGAGGGGCTGCCCTGCATCATCATTCTCACAGGGAAAGACCCACTTGGAGAAACCTTCCCCCG GTCTCTGAAATATACGGACTTGCGTCTGATAGACTCCAGCTACCTTACCCGTACCGCCCTGGAGCAGGAGGTGGGTCTTGCCTGCACCTATGTTTCTCTGGATGTGGTCCAGGAGTCCAAGACTTCTACGGCTCCTCGGGAATCAGATGGAGAGAAAACCACAGGCAGCCTGAATGACGGGGATGAGCTGGAGAGACCTCAGAGCAACGGCAGCGCTGCAACCAGAACATCTG GCTCACTGGCAGAGAATGGAGTCAGTTCATCTGACTTGGCCGATTCGTTCCAGAAGCCCTCCACTTCCACCTCCCAACCCGAAGGCCTCGTCACCTCAGATGTGGCCACACTAACCGAAGGATTCAAGCAAGAGTGTGACTCTCTGGGAAGCCAGCTCTCCTCCAACCCTCTGAAAGCCCCCAACGCCCCTCCATCCAATTACTCTagctcctcctcgtcctccccctccacctcttcctcttCCACACAGAGGCCCAGCCAGTCCACGCAGTGCGGACGAGCATCCAAGTGCTCCAGGGTGTCGCCGCGAACAGTCATCCTGTCACGGGCGGCGTACAACCTGCTGTCAGGGGAGTCGGGGAGTCAGCTGAGCTCCTTCTCACTTCTGCCTCACGCAGATGTGTCCTGGAGCAGTCCGCTGAGGCCGCTCATCACACACAACCTGCAGAGGGCAGACCAGAGCCTGTACTACCGCCAGTGGACTGTTGCCAGGCAGCATCACGCTGATTATGAAGCACCACCTGTGCCGCATCCACGACGCCTGCTCCTCAGCGGACCTCCACAA GTGGGAAAAACTGGTGCTTACCTGCAGTTTCTACGCATCCTGTTTCGTATGCTCATTAGACTGCTTGAGGTTGATGTTTATGATGACGAAGAAGATGAGGAGGCAG AAACTACAGATGCTACGACTCCAGCAAACACGCAGTGGCCCGACATTGAGGATATCCGAAAGCTGCCCTTTGACCCCAATCCCAGAGATCCTAAATTCAGGAAGGCCAGCCCGGTTTACTCTGATAAGATGCCAAAGTTATTTAAAG AGTTTAAGAAAGAAGGAGAGAACCAAACACAAGGCAAGAGAGTGACCAAGTCAATACGTCTAAGCCGGTTTGCTGCCCATAATGCCTTTCACCACTGTGAGCAGTGTCATCAATACTGTGAGGCAGTTCCTACTACACAG CTGTCGGAGTGCTCCTTACACGCTTTTACCTTCTGCTCATCCATGCTGGGAGAGGAGGTCCAGCTCCAGTTTTTCATTCCTAAAGCCAAGGAGCAGCACTTTGTTTTCAGTCATCAGGGGAGCCATCTGGAAAGTTTACGACTGCCTCTCGTCTCCACAAAG GACCCTGATCTTTTGAAGAGTCCAATCTTCACCCCGACAACAGGACGCCAAGAGCATGGGCTGCTCAACCTCTTCCACACCATGGAGGGCGTCACTCATCTGCACATCCTGGTGGTCAAACAGTTTGAGATGCCGCACTACAGGAAGTACTGGCCCAATCACATCCTGCTCGTCCTTCCAGCAATGTTCAACAGTGCCGGAGTTG GTGCTGCTCGCTTCATGATCAAAGAGCTGTCATACCACAACCTAGAGCTGGAGAGGAACCGCCTGGAGGAGCAAGGTGTCAAGAGACAAGATGTATGGCCTTTCATTGTCATGATGGACGACTCGTGTGTGCTGTGGAGCACCTTCCAGCCGACAGATGGAAG tgAAACCTCAGATGGAAGCTCAGGCATCACCAATGTGTCTTTGAAAACAGTGCTGCAGCACATGGAGAACACACCCAAAATCTCCCTGTATGCTATCTGCGGTGTCCGCAAGTGGAGCAGCAGCCTGGCCCACAAGACTCCCCAACACTCCTTCGGTCGGTGTCACCTCCATGACCTTGTCCTCCTTAATGTGGACCTGACACAGAATGTTCAATATGACCTCAATCG GTACGATTGTGAGGAGGTGGACTTTAATCTGAGGGTGAACAGCAGCGGGTTGCTGATATGCCGctttaacaacattttcctGATGAAAAAACACATTCCAGTTGGGGGAAAGAAAGATTTTGTTGTCAAACCGAAGCTTGTG GAAATCGAAAACAAGGCTCCGATCAGCCCGTCTCAGTATGTCTGTGCCCCAGACAGCGAACAGACCCTATTAGACGCCCCGGCTCAGTTCCTGCTGGAAAACttcctgcagagctgcagccacAGACTGTTTCCGAAAGCTGTTCAGAACAGAAACAACCCAGTACTGTCCATCGATAGTTACCTCAACCTCAGCCCAGAG ATTTCTGTGTGCTACATCAACTCACGCCCACACTCCACCAATCTCAACCATCAGGGTCTGGTGTTCAGTGGCCTGCTACTTTACCTTTGTGACTCCTTTGTTGTTTCTGGACTCCTCAAGAACTTCCGCTTCCTGAAAG GCGCCACCCTCTGTGTGATCTGCCAGGACAGAAGTTCCCTGCGTCAGACCATCGTCCGGCTGGAGCTGGAGGACGAGTGGCAGTTTCGTTTGCGGGACGAGTTTCAGACGGCCAACTGTAGCGAGGATCGGCCCCTCTACTTCCTGACCGGCCGCCATGTTTGA